From Hyalangium ruber, the proteins below share one genomic window:
- a CDS encoding ATP-binding protein, producing MLDTPPKASILLVDDLPANLLALEALLAPFGHRLVRAASGHEALRCTLQEDFAVILMDVRLGDMSGIEVTAMLRDRERTRHTPVLLVTAASSDDVELMQGYAHGAVDYLRKPIVPEVLRTKVAVFVDLYLTRETVRRREEQLRLREREALENAHREHLHHLFMQAPAGIAITRGRDFVFEFVNPIYEQIAGRPVPVGRKMREVLPEIAHQPALMAPLRGVMETGQPFLGTEFPMRWDRHGTGVMEEGFFNLMYQPVREAEGHVSGVITFSVEVTEQVLARRQAEHLAEDLRRQKEALRVSEERVRLAVASASLGTWDFNPVTRELQCDARCRELLGLPPEGDIAYEDFLSGLHPGEREHIEQAIRRSFEPEGSGDFDEEYRTLGLRDGVERWVRAKGRARFEQGRAARFTGTVQDITERKHSEEERTRLLLRERHRAEQLKGLAEASVAINGASSLETVLSIATEWARALVGAHQAVSSMAENQDWEQAITSVSLSDKYVPWKDSLQAPEGSGLYALVCETNQPMRLTQEQLEAHPRWKAMARHADKHPPMRGWLAAPMVGRDGRSLGLIQLSDKLEGDFSEEDESIVVQLAQMASVAVENVRLYVDLEHRVQERTLQLQEVNRELESFSYSVSHDLRAPLRHITGFAQLLERRSGATLDEASRGFLKTIVTAAQQGGTLVDDLLSFARMGRAELHKKTVDLGVLMGEVRHELEADAGGRAIDWRIGSLPMVNADPVLLRQVVRNLLGNALKYTRPTTHAVIEVGARESEGEVEVWVRDNGVGFEMQYVDKLFGVFQRLHTVDQFEGTGIGLANVRRIISRHGGRTWAEGAVGQGATFHFSLPLATPEVKDTHRRD from the coding sequence GTGCTCGACACACCCCCCAAGGCGAGCATTCTCCTCGTCGATGACCTTCCCGCCAACCTGCTCGCATTGGAGGCGCTGTTGGCCCCGTTTGGCCATCGGCTGGTGCGTGCCGCCTCGGGGCACGAGGCCCTGCGGTGTACGTTGCAGGAGGACTTCGCCGTCATCCTGATGGACGTGCGGCTGGGGGACATGAGCGGCATCGAGGTGACGGCGATGCTGCGAGACCGCGAGCGCACCCGGCACACGCCGGTGCTGCTGGTAACGGCGGCCAGCAGTGATGACGTGGAGCTGATGCAGGGCTACGCCCACGGCGCGGTGGACTACCTGCGCAAGCCCATCGTCCCCGAGGTGCTGCGCACCAAGGTGGCGGTGTTCGTGGACCTCTACCTCACGCGCGAGACGGTGCGGCGCCGCGAGGAGCAGCTGCGCTTGCGTGAGCGAGAGGCGCTGGAGAACGCCCACCGCGAGCACCTGCACCACCTGTTCATGCAGGCCCCGGCGGGCATCGCGATTACGCGGGGCCGCGACTTCGTCTTCGAGTTCGTCAACCCCATCTACGAGCAGATCGCCGGGCGTCCGGTGCCGGTGGGCCGGAAGATGCGCGAGGTGCTGCCGGAGATCGCCCACCAGCCGGCGCTGATGGCGCCGCTGCGCGGGGTGATGGAGACGGGCCAGCCCTTCCTGGGCACCGAGTTCCCGATGCGGTGGGACCGTCACGGCACGGGGGTGATGGAGGAGGGCTTCTTCAACCTCATGTACCAGCCGGTGCGCGAGGCGGAAGGGCACGTCTCGGGCGTCATCACCTTCTCGGTGGAGGTGACCGAGCAGGTGCTGGCCCGCCGTCAGGCGGAGCACCTGGCCGAGGACCTGCGGCGCCAGAAGGAGGCGCTGAGGGTGAGCGAGGAGCGGGTGCGGCTGGCGGTGGCCTCCGCCTCGCTGGGCACGTGGGACTTCAACCCCGTCACCCGCGAGCTCCAGTGTGACGCGCGTTGCCGGGAGCTCTTGGGGCTGCCTCCCGAGGGCGACATCGCCTACGAGGACTTCCTCTCGGGGCTGCACCCGGGGGAGCGGGAGCACATCGAGCAGGCGATCCGGCGCAGCTTCGAGCCGGAGGGCAGCGGCGACTTCGACGAGGAGTACCGCACGCTGGGCCTGCGGGACGGGGTGGAGCGCTGGGTGCGCGCCAAGGGCCGAGCGCGGTTCGAGCAGGGCCGCGCGGCGCGCTTCACGGGCACGGTGCAGGACATCACCGAGCGCAAGCACTCGGAGGAGGAGCGCACCCGGCTGCTGCTGCGCGAGCGCCACCGGGCCGAGCAGCTCAAGGGGCTGGCGGAGGCCTCGGTGGCCATCAACGGCGCGAGCTCCCTGGAGACGGTGCTCTCCATCGCGACGGAGTGGGCGCGGGCGCTGGTGGGGGCCCACCAGGCCGTCTCCAGTATGGCCGAGAACCAGGACTGGGAGCAGGCCATCACCTCCGTGTCCCTCTCGGACAAGTACGTCCCGTGGAAGGACTCCCTCCAGGCGCCGGAGGGCAGCGGCCTCTACGCCTTGGTGTGCGAGACGAACCAGCCGATGCGGCTGACGCAGGAGCAGCTCGAGGCCCACCCCCGGTGGAAGGCCATGGCCCGGCATGCGGACAAGCACCCGCCCATGCGCGGCTGGCTGGCGGCGCCGATGGTGGGCCGCGACGGGAGGAGCCTGGGCCTCATCCAGCTCTCGGACAAGCTGGAGGGAGACTTCAGCGAGGAGGACGAGTCCATCGTGGTGCAGCTGGCGCAGATGGCCAGCGTGGCGGTGGAGAACGTGCGGCTCTACGTGGACCTGGAGCACCGCGTGCAGGAGCGCACCCTGCAGTTGCAGGAGGTCAACCGCGAGCTGGAGTCCTTCAGCTACTCGGTGTCACACGACCTGCGCGCGCCGCTGCGGCACATCACCGGCTTCGCCCAGCTCCTGGAGCGGCGCAGCGGGGCGACGCTGGACGAGGCCTCGCGTGGCTTCCTGAAGACCATCGTCACCGCGGCGCAGCAGGGCGGCACGCTGGTGGACGACCTGCTGTCGTTCGCGCGCATGGGCCGGGCGGAGCTGCACAAGAAGACGGTGGACCTGGGCGTGCTGATGGGAGAGGTGCGCCACGAGCTGGAGGCCGACGCCGGAGGGCGTGCCATCGACTGGCGCATTGGCTCGCTGCCAATGGTGAACGCGGACCCGGTGCTGCTGCGTCAGGTGGTGCGCAATCTGTTGGGAAACGCACTGAAGTACACGCGCCCCACGACCCATGCGGTGATCGAAGTCGGGGCCCGCGAGTCGGAGGGAGAAGTCGAGGTGTGGGTGCGAGACAACGGAGTGGGCTTCGAGATGCAGTACGTGGACAAACTCTTCGGCGTCTTCCAGCGCCTGCACACCGTGGATCAATTCGAAGGCACGGGCATCGGCCTGGCCAACGTGCGACGTATCATCTCCCGCCATGGCGGGAGGACCTGGGCGGAGGGCGCCGTGGGGCAGGGCGCTACGTTCCACTTCTCGCTGCCTCTTGCTACCCCTGAAGTGAAGGACACCCACCGTCGTGACTGA